From a region of the Limisphaera ngatamarikiensis genome:
- a CDS encoding histidine phosphatase family protein produces MTARPTRLFFIRHAEVAIPYQRVFAGRLDIPLSEEGHRQAAALAPWLARLAPDALYASPMLRVRQTLQPWRDLGSPEPIFRPELREVDFGEWTGVAWDDVQPRFGQSPWDWLRLLEQNAIRNAEPFDSFRNRVAACLQQILDQHPGRRIAVLCHGGVIRMALAWLCQWPLAATAVLAVDYASVTTVTLHNPRVELELLNYQPWRPIP; encoded by the coding sequence ATGACCGCCCGCCCCACACGACTCTTCTTCATCCGCCACGCCGAGGTCGCCATCCCCTACCAACGGGTCTTCGCGGGCCGACTCGACATCCCGCTGTCCGAGGAAGGCCATCGCCAGGCCGCCGCCCTCGCCCCGTGGCTGGCACGGCTTGCACCCGACGCCCTCTACGCCAGCCCGATGCTCCGGGTCCGCCAAACCCTCCAACCCTGGCGCGACCTGGGCAGCCCCGAACCCATTTTCCGCCCGGAACTGCGCGAGGTGGACTTCGGCGAGTGGACCGGTGTGGCCTGGGACGACGTCCAACCCCGCTTCGGCCAAAGCCCATGGGACTGGCTGCGCCTGCTCGAGCAGAACGCCATCCGCAACGCCGAACCCTTCGATTCATTCCGCAACCGCGTGGCCGCCTGCCTCCAACAAATCCTCGATCAACACCCCGGCCGCCGCATCGCCGTCCTCTGCCACGGCGGCGTCATCCGCATGGCCCTGGCCTGGCTCTGCCAATGGCCCCTGGCCGCCACCGCCGTCCTTGCCGTGGACTACGCCAGCGTCACCACCGTGACCCTGCACAACCCGCGCGTGGAGCTGGAACTGCTAAACTACCAGCCCTGGCGGCCCATCCCCTGA
- the rph gene encoding ribonuclease PH — protein MAEATPQQPGPVTRPDGRQPQQLRPVRFMNHIAPYALGSTLIEWGQTRVICAVTLDPTVPRWKKEQGLPGGWLTAEYSMLPYSTLQRKPREISKGRPEGRTQEIQRLIGRALRTAVDLEKLGERTLWVDCDVLQADGGTRTAAITGGYVALALAVQRLLQDGTLAESPLRPPVAAVSVGIVQGQVLLDLCYQEDVSACVDLNLVMNAQGEFIEIQGSGEEATFTESQLTEMLAAGRAGIRELIRAQEQALQQAGLLTAPAPSAPASATTAP, from the coding sequence ATGGCCGAAGCCACACCACAACAACCGGGTCCAGTCACCCGGCCGGATGGACGTCAGCCGCAACAACTGCGGCCGGTGCGGTTCATGAATCACATCGCACCATACGCCCTGGGATCCACCCTGATCGAATGGGGTCAAACCCGCGTCATCTGCGCGGTCACCCTCGACCCCACCGTGCCGCGCTGGAAAAAAGAACAGGGACTTCCCGGCGGGTGGCTCACCGCCGAGTATTCCATGCTCCCCTACTCCACCCTCCAGCGCAAACCCCGCGAAATCTCCAAAGGCCGTCCCGAGGGCCGCACCCAGGAAATCCAACGCCTCATCGGCCGGGCCCTGCGCACCGCCGTGGACCTCGAAAAACTCGGCGAACGCACGCTCTGGGTGGACTGCGACGTCCTCCAGGCCGACGGTGGCACCCGCACCGCAGCCATCACCGGCGGTTACGTCGCCCTGGCCCTGGCCGTCCAGCGCCTGCTGCAGGACGGTACCCTGGCCGAATCACCCTTGCGACCACCGGTCGCCGCCGTCAGCGTCGGCATCGTCCAGGGCCAGGTCCTGCTCGACCTGTGCTACCAGGAAGACGTCTCCGCCTGCGTGGACCTCAACCTCGTCATGAACGCACAGGGCGAATTCATCGAAATCCAGGGCTCCGGCGAGGAAGCCACCTTCACCGAATCGCAACTTACCGAAATGCTGGCCGCCGGCAGGGCCGGCATCCGGGAACTCATCCGGGCCCAGGAACAAGCCCTGCAGCAGGCCGGGCTCCTCACCGCCCCGGCCCCATCGGCACCCGCCTCCGCAACCACCGCGCCATGA